DNA sequence from the Corvus hawaiiensis isolate bCorHaw1 chromosome 6, bCorHaw1.pri.cur, whole genome shotgun sequence genome:
CGGAAtctcagggatggggattcACTGCAGGGGATTCACTGCAGGGGATTCACTGCAGGGGTgtcacaggcacagccaggatTCCGGGAtctcagggatggggattcACTGCAGGGGTgtcacaggcacagccaggatCCTGGGATCTCACGGATGGGGATCCACTGCAGGGGTGATCCCGGGAtctcagggatggggattcACTGCAGGGGTGTCACAGGCAcagctggtgctgccaggcAGAATTACCACAGAGGAATACAGAGGGAAAGGGCTGATGGGCACAGGGATTAatgaggctgcccaggggggtTTGctggtgcccaggtgggcacagggacccccccaGCACGTACCTGTTCATGTGGGCAGGTCCATACCCCCCGATGGCATAAATCATCCCGTCCAGCACGGCAGCAGCGAAGCAGCTCCGTGTCCTGCTCATGGGGGCCACCAGCTGCCACTCCTTGACCTTGGGGATGTACTTCTCCACGCTCCTCAGGTAGGACTGGCCGTCGTAGCCGCCCAGGGCGTACAGCTCCCCGGCCAGCACGGCCACGCCCAGCGTGCTGCGGCTCTCGAACATCCTCTCCAGGGAGCTCCACGTGTTGGTGTCGGGGTCCCAGCACTCCACGGAGCTCTCGTGCTTCCTGTAGCTGATGCCCTGGCACACGTGCGTGGCGATGCCGCCCACCACGTAGATCTTCTGCTCCAGCACGCAGATCCCGAACTCGTAGCGGGGGATGCTGAGAGGGGCCAGGCCGATCCACGAGTCGTTCTGGGGGAAATACATCTCCATGCTGGAAGGGAagagcaaggagcagctgagcaaaACGTGAACCAAAACAGGAACCAAAACAGGAACCAAAATAGGAACCAGCTGCAAATATGACCcaaagggaggagaagagtaaacacaaaaaaaaaaaaccagccacagaaatgggagagagaaaagcaaattagAGAGAGGGAAGCACAAGATACCTATacttaaaaatatacatttagAAACTACAACTTGCAGTGTATAAATACGTGTTTTACATGCACTCTATAATTTATAGTTTTTTATAATTAAACAGAATGTCAGCGTAGCACAAACTAACCTGAAAAATCTGTCCTTAAAACGgcttatttcttttaaacagcaCTTGCAATCTTACATTTAAATCTTACATTTAAatcttaaaatagcattttcttttaattacacTCCGTGTGAGAACACGGTTGGCCTAGCTTGCCCCATATAAAGTCTAACCAATCCACCTGAATagtttaattaataaattaccTAAATAATTAAGAGGCTATCTGGTACAGAGGAAACATGATCTGTTCAAAAACCATACAGGAGCATGAGGCCCCTGGAGAGCTGACAGGCACTAAGAGCCCAgaaccaggagctgctgaaacaCCAGAGAATAGAGATTAAATATATTCTATGTAATTTTGTTATTATGAAGCaccaaaaaatttaaaataatccaaATTATATTGGTAGACTACATTTTTATAATCATTGAAGAAGGTGGGAAAGAAGCAGAGCTGAAGAATATCAGAGAATGACTTCATTCAAACACTTCTTATGAGGCACAAACCCCCTTCATTTTTTAAGGCTATAAACCAAACAATTCCCAGCCCCAACACCTGGTTTAATATCAGTGACTATCATtgggaaaataaactttaaaagatTTTGACATCTCTGAacacaaggaaaagaacaagcagctcttcccagctttttaaatgtgtttctcTCTGCAAGCACAGAACTGTCCCAGAAAAGAACATCCCAGAATATTATCCAGAACCCAGCTGTGGAACCAGTTCAGGCAGtctggctgggcacagggaacaTTCCTGGGGCTGATAAGGGCACACAACATCAAAGCTCTTTCTGTGTATGTATAAATGTCTGTATGTATGTATGTCTATACATGTACACATGTATATAAACAGCCTCCCCACAGCTTAACCACCAGCTCTGGGAATGTTAATCCCACGTTCTAAGCAAACCCAGCCACACCATCTTGGGGCACAAAGTTGTTTGTCTCTCTCTTCGGTTCCTTCTGCTCCCAGgatgagcctcagggatgctcTCCAGGAACTGAGGAGGTTCATTCTGGAATGCAGGTGAAGGAGGAGGGGTCAGAACTCACCCgctcctgccagcacagacaCCTGCTCGGCAGCTGGGCTTAAAGCCACGGTCACATCATGATCCAGAACTCCttcatggaatcccaggatcattgaggttggaaaagccctcccagcccatccagtcccagctgtgcccgatgcccaccttgtccccagcccagagctctgagtgccacctccaggaattccttggacacctccagggatgggcactccaaagctccctgggcagcccctgccaaggcctgagcaccctttccatggggaaattcctgctgctgtccaccctgagcctgccctggcccagcctgaggccgttccctctcctcctgtccctgttccctggcagcagagcccgacccgcccggctgccccctcctgtcagggagttggaGGGAACAGTCCCCCTTGAGcctcctttcttcttcactCTACTGTGATTAAGTCTGTTTTAATTCCAAGGACTTTTGACTTATCAGGAAGCATATTTGTCATATATTGAGTTAATCTTTATGACTTGTTTGAAATAGTAATAATTCGggggaaaattaattaaaacaaaaatacctgGAGGGAAGACTAAGAACTGCACAAACTTTAATTAGCCACGTTATTAACTCAATCAGCAGAAcgaaaattatttcagagctTTTTGTTTGCACAAACAAACGTCTggcacaaacaaaaccccctcaCATTGCAAATTACTCATGaaacaaaaaagcatttaaGCATTTTGAATTTGGGGCTCGTCCTTGCCAATAAAAACCTACTGAAGAGGTTTTATGAGGGACAGCAGCACCTACACCTCGCAGACTCTGGTGGGACTCACAGGTCTCTTCCAAGCTCAGTGACTGGGGGGATCCAAGCCCCCAGTGCCTGCGTCCCACTGCCCCCTGGGCCATTCCTCACCTCTCCAGGCAGGCGAAGAGCCCGGCCTTGCCCCCCACGGCGCAGAGCACCTTGGGCGCGCAGCGGGGCCGCGTCAGCAGCATGGTCTGGTGGGACAGTCTGTGCTCGGGCATGAAGTGGTACTTGAGGGCCTCGTTGAGCAGGTGCTTGCAGGTGTGGTCGTCCCGGATCAGGTGGTTGGCCTCGTAGAGCCGCGTGAGGAACTTGacgctgagcaggggcaggcgCACGCAGTGCAGCAGCTGCGCCAGGTACTTCTGCCGCTCCTGCACGTCGTACTTGATCCAGGACTCCAGCGCGTAGAACACCGTCTCCTCCGTCACCACGTTCAGGCAGTCGTTGGACACGATCTCGTCCAGCTCCGAGTGCGTCAGCTCGAAGAACTCCTCGGTCTGGCACACGTCCTCGAAGTTCTGGCAGATGAACTTGTTGGCCGCCAGGTACAGCTCGTGGCAGCCGTAGGTCTCGGCGAAGCGCGAGATGCCGATGCAGTTGCCGGGGTCCAGCTGGCTCTCCAGGAAGGCGCAGCACTCCTTCACCACCAGCTTGACCTGCAGCAGGTTGGCGGCGGGCAGCAGCGACTCCACGGTGTCCTGCGAGATGAAGACGGTGCCGGTGTAGGCGTACTCCACGATGGCCTGCAGCGCCGCCTCGTCCACGCACTGGAACTCCACCTCGGCGTTCTCCTTCTCTGACAGGTTCCCGGTGAACATGGCCTTGAAGTAGGGGCTGATGCTGGCCAGCACCACCTTGTGCGCGTGGATCTTGGCCTCGCCCACGCGCAGCACGATGTCGCagagctcctggtgctgccgcAGGAGGTTGaggccctgcaggagctgctccgaGTGCAGCGGGGTCAGCTTGGCCAGCAGGAAGGGCGGGGACGACGGGTCCATCTGAGAAACACAGTTTGGGATGTGTCACTTCACATTTATGTTACTGAGACATGCCACACGTAACAgttaaaaggtatttttccattttggcTTTTATCTTATTAAGGTTTGTTACTTCCCAGCTCCCCTTTCAACCCTCACAGGCTGCACTTTTTCATGCAACTTAAACCCAGGACTTCAAGTGTTCATTAACAGTCTATGCTAGATTCGactctgaattaaaaaaaacacacaatcatcttttcttttttgctctgGAGTAAAGTATCTCTGATCTGGTTGTTGGGCTGTTTGTGCAGATACAGGAGCTGGATCGATGATTCCTGTGGATCCCTTCCcattcaggatattctgtgattctacatcAGGGATTCACTAGAACTGAGCagtgactgaaataaaaataaacagaaataactAAAGAATACCACTGGTTTGAGACAAAGTTTTAAAAGCTCTCAAACTCCTTTTGTTCAGTTCAATTCCTGCCTACTTAGCGCTCCTGGGGAGCAGCCCAGTCCTGCTGTGCCTTTCTCTGGCCAGGCTctggcagggagcagcttcCCATTCCAattccctgccttccctctgcaAACCACCCCCGcagagccagcagggctggagcagatTCCCGTGCTGTGAATGCACAGAGGAGCACGGGAGAAGGGGGAGATCTGATCCTCACCTCCCCTCACCCTGGGGCTGCCACCATGACAGGAAATCCCTGCTGGGACGGTCTCAGCCTCTGGAGAGCTCAGGGCtgcccagctgagcagggcCCAGGAGGACAGGCTGAGCACCCCGGAATTCTCAGCACCTCCCCAGCGCTGCCAGCTGCCCACGCTCCCCTGGAGTGCAGAGGGGAGGATCCTCACTCCTCCACAGCTCCACAAAACTCCTCTTCCCCAAAGTTCCCGCGTGCAT
Encoded proteins:
- the KLHL28 gene encoding kelch-like protein 28 isoform X1, with the translated sequence MDPSSPPFLLAKLTPLHSEQLLQGLNLLRQHQELCDIVLRVGEAKIHAHKVVLASISPYFKAMFTGNLSEKENAEVEFQCVDEAALQAIVEYAYTGTVFISQDTVESLLPAANLLQVKLVVKECCAFLESQLDPGNCIGISRFAETYGCHELYLAANKFICQNFEDVCQTEEFFELTHSELDEIVSNDCLNVVTEETVFYALESWIKYDVQERQKYLAQLLHCVRLPLLSVKFLTRLYEANHLIRDDHTCKHLLNEALKYHFMPEHRLSHQTMLLTRPRCAPKVLCAVGGKAGLFACLESMEMYFPQNDSWIGLAPLSIPRYEFGICVLEQKIYVVGGIATHVCQGISYRKHESSVECWDPDTNTWSSLERMFESRSTLGVAVLAGELYALGGYDGQSYLRSVEKYIPKVKEWQLVAPMSRTRSCFAAAVLDGMIYAIGGYGPAHMNSMERYDPSKNSWETVASMADKRINFGVGVMLGFIFVVGGHNGVSHLSSIERYDPHQNQWTVCRPMKEPRTGVGAAVIDNHLYVVGGHSGSSYLNTVQRYEPISDSWLDSAGMMYCRCNFGLTAL
- the KLHL28 gene encoding kelch-like protein 28 isoform X2, whose translation is MQPERLPMDPSSPPFLLAKLTPLHSEQLLQGLNLLRQHQELCDIVLRVGEAKIHAHKVVLASISPYFKAMFTGNLSEKENAEVEFQCVDEAALQAIVEYAYTGTVFISQDTVESLLPAANLLQVKLVVKECCAFLESQLDPGNCIGISRFAETYGCHELYLAANKFICQNFEDVCQTEEFFELTHSELDEIVSNDCLNVVTEETVFYALESWIKYDVQERQKYLAQLLHCVRLPLLSVKFLTRLYEANHLIRDDHTCKHLLNEALKYHFMPEHRLSHQTMLLTRPRCAPKVLCAVGGKAGLFACLESMEMYFPQNDSWIGLAPLSIPRYEFGICVLEQKIYVVGGIATHVCQGISYRKHESSVECWDPDTNTWSSLERMFESRSTLGVAVLAGELYALGGYDGQSYLRSVEKYIPKVKEWQLVAPMSRTRSCFAAAVLDGMIYAIGGYGPAHMNSMERYDPSKNSWETVASMADKRINFGVGVMLGFIFVVGGHNGVSHLSSIERYDPHQNQWTVCRPMKEPRTGVGAAVIDNHLYVVGGHSGSSYLNTVQRYEPISDSWLDSAGMMYCRCNFGLTAL